TTAATTAAGTGTAAATTAAAAGATAGGAGGGTCTTTATGGAAATATTAACGTTTAAAAATGGAGTACATCCTCCTCATGGTAAACATTATAGTGAAAATAAAGCAATTGAAGAATATTTACCAGAGGGAGATATAGTTATTCCTATGTCACAGCATATTGGGGCGCCAGCAGAACCTATTGTTAAAAAAGGAGATAGAGTCCTAGTTGGACAAAAAATAGGTGAAGCAAAGGGATTTATATCTGCAAACGTTCACTCAAGTGTTTCAGGAACTGTTAAAAATGTATCTGAAATAACTCAATTTAATGGAGCTAAATGCAAAGCTGTTATCATAGAAAATGATGGGCAGTATGAAGAAGTGGAAACCCAAAAAAGGGATTACACAAAATTATCTAATGAAGAAATAGTAAATATTATAAAAGAAGCAGGTATAGTAGGTATGGGAGGAGCTACTTTCCCTACAAATGTAAAGTTAACTCCACCACCAGATAAAAAAATAGATTATATAGTAGTAAATGCTGCAGAATGTGAACCTTACTTAACTTGTGACCACAGAATGATGTTAGAACATGGTAAAGAAATAATTGAAGGATTAAAGATAATACTTCAATTATTTCCAAATGCCAAAGGACTTATAGGAATTGAAGACAATAAGCCAAATGCTATAAAAGCTATGAAAGAAGTAGCTAATGGTGAAGAAAGAATAGAAGTTAAATCTGTTAAAACTAAATATCCTCAAGGAGCAGAAAAACAATTAATATATGCTTTAATTGGAAAAGAAGTTCCATCAGGTGGACTACCAGCTGATGCAGGATGTATTGTACAAAATGTGGATACAGTATATGAAATATACAATGCAGTAGTAAATGGAAAAGCTCTTGTTTCAAGAGTAGTTACAGTAACAGGAGACGCTATAAAAGAACCTAAAAATATTAGATTTAGAATAGGAACTTCTGTAAGAGAATTAGTAGAATTTGCAGGAGGTTTTGTAGAAGAACCTTATAAGGTGATTTCTGGTGGACCTATGATGGGAATAGCTATGTATTCATTGGATGTACCAGCAGCAAAAGGAACATCTGGAATACTATGTTTAACTAAGAAGGTTGCAGAAATTGAAGAGGAATCAAATTGTATAAACTGTGGTAAATGTGTACAAGTTTGCCCAATGAATTTAATTCCAACAAAACTTGCAGTAGCATCATCTATAAGAAATTATGATATGTTTAATGAATTTAATGGAAGAGATTGTATTGAATGTGGATGTTGTTCTTTCATATGTCCAGCAAGAAGACATTTATTACAAAGAATACGTTCAGGTAAAAAAGCAGCATCTAGAAAGAAATAATTTTAAAGAGGTGAATTTTAATGTCTGAAACAACAATGTATACAGTGTCATCATCTCCTCATATACGTGAAAAACACACTACACAATCTATAATGAGAGATGTTATTATAGCATTATTGCCAGCTACTGTTGCAGGAGTATATTTTTTCAAAATGGAAGCACTATTAATAATACTTGCATCAGTAATATCCTGTGTATTAGCAGAATACATATGGCAAAAAGCAACTAATCAAAAAGTTACAATAAGTGACTTGAGTGCAGTTGTTACAGGATTATTATTAGCATTTAACTTACCAGCATCAGCGCCATTATGGTTACCGATAATTGGAGGATTTTTCTCTATTATTATTGTAAAACAATTTTTTGGTGGATTAGGTCAAAACATAGTTAATCCAGCATTAGCAGGAAGAGCATTTTTACTTGCTTCATGGCCTGTTCAAATGACAACTTGGACATTAGATGGAGCTACAACTGCTACTCCCCTTGCAATATTAAAGGGAGCAGAAGCAACTGGAGCAACATTACCAAGTTTAATGGATGCATTTGTAGGACATGTTGGGGGATGTATAGGAGAAACTTCAGCTTTAGCATTACTTTTAGGTGGAGCTTATCTTATATATAAGAAAGTAATTGATTGGAAAATACCAGCTACATTTATAGGAACTACTTTAATAATAACTGCTATTGCAGGAAGAGCAGGAAACCCAATTTATGAATTATTTGTAGGTGGATTAATGATAGGTGCTATATTTATGGCAACTGATTATGCAACTTGTCCAATTACACCAAAGGGAAGAATTATCTTTGGTATTGGATGTGGAGTTATTACATCTATTATACGTATATTTGGTGGATATCCAGAAGGAGTATCTTACTCCATACTTATTATGAATTTATTTGTTCCACTTATAGAAAGATGGACAACACCTAGAACGTTTGGGAAGGTGAAATAATATGAAGAAAAATGGTATTTTTAAATTAGGTATTGTGCTGTTAGTTATAGCAGGTGTCTGTGGACTAATACTTGGTTATGTTAATCAAGTGACAGCTACACCTATAGCAGTTCAAGAAAAGAAGACCATAGATGAAGCAAACAAAGAAATACTTCCAGAGGCATCTACTTTCGAAGAGAAGAAGGATGTAGAATTAGATGAAGGTATACTATCATTAACAGAAGGTAAAGAAGGTTCTGAAGTTAAAGGATATACTATAAAAGTTGCACCTAAAGGATATGGTGGTGCTATTGAATTAATGATAGGTATGTCAACAGAAGGAAAACTTTCCGGTATAAAGGTTTTAAGTCATGCAGAAACACCAGGACTTGGAGCCAATGCTGATACTCCAGGTTTTACAGAACAATATAAAGGTAAATTAGCAGAAGAGCTTAAAGTGGTGAAAGGAACTGCATCGAATGAGAATGAAATAGCAGCTATAACAGGTGCTACAATAACTAGTAAGGCAGTTACAAGTGGAGTTAACGAAGCAATAGAATTTTATAACTCCAAATTGAAAGGAGGAAATTAATAATGGCAATTGGTAATAGATTGTACAATGGTATTATTAAGGAAAATCCAACTTTTGTTCAAGTACTTGGTATGTGTCCAACTCTAGCAGTAACTTCAAGTGCTATTAATGGAGCAGGTATGGGATTATCAGCAACTGTTGTATTAATAGGTTCAAATATAGCTATATCATTACTTAGAAAGGTTATTCCAGATGAAATTCGTATACCAGCATATATAACTATAATAGCTACATTAGTTA
This window of the Clostridium cochlearium genome carries:
- the rsxC gene encoding electron transport complex subunit RsxC; the protein is MEILTFKNGVHPPHGKHYSENKAIEEYLPEGDIVIPMSQHIGAPAEPIVKKGDRVLVGQKIGEAKGFISANVHSSVSGTVKNVSEITQFNGAKCKAVIIENDGQYEEVETQKRDYTKLSNEEIVNIIKEAGIVGMGGATFPTNVKLTPPPDKKIDYIVVNAAECEPYLTCDHRMMLEHGKEIIEGLKIILQLFPNAKGLIGIEDNKPNAIKAMKEVANGEERIEVKSVKTKYPQGAEKQLIYALIGKEVPSGGLPADAGCIVQNVDTVYEIYNAVVNGKALVSRVVTVTGDAIKEPKNIRFRIGTSVRELVEFAGGFVEEPYKVISGGPMMGIAMYSLDVPAAKGTSGILCLTKKVAEIEEESNCINCGKCVQVCPMNLIPTKLAVASSIRNYDMFNEFNGRDCIECGCCSFICPARRHLLQRIRSGKKAASRKK
- a CDS encoding RnfABCDGE type electron transport complex subunit D, whose product is MSETTMYTVSSSPHIREKHTTQSIMRDVIIALLPATVAGVYFFKMEALLIILASVISCVLAEYIWQKATNQKVTISDLSAVVTGLLLAFNLPASAPLWLPIIGGFFSIIIVKQFFGGLGQNIVNPALAGRAFLLASWPVQMTTWTLDGATTATPLAILKGAEATGATLPSLMDAFVGHVGGCIGETSALALLLGGAYLIYKKVIDWKIPATFIGTTLIITAIAGRAGNPIYELFVGGLMIGAIFMATDYATCPITPKGRIIFGIGCGVITSIIRIFGGYPEGVSYSILIMNLFVPLIERWTTPRTFGKVK
- a CDS encoding RnfABCDGE type electron transport complex subunit G, which gives rise to MKKNGIFKLGIVLLVIAGVCGLILGYVNQVTATPIAVQEKKTIDEANKEILPEASTFEEKKDVELDEGILSLTEGKEGSEVKGYTIKVAPKGYGGAIELMIGMSTEGKLSGIKVLSHAETPGLGANADTPGFTEQYKGKLAEELKVVKGTASNENEIAAITGATITSKAVTSGVNEAIEFYNSKLKGGN